In Castanea sativa cultivar Marrone di Chiusa Pesio chromosome 6, ASM4071231v1, a single window of DNA contains:
- the LOC142639833 gene encoding uncharacterized protein LOC142639833, with the protein MWLSNSSCEEVVVSAWGSGGEVGVEGDILGKIEKCGKDLEQWEKNIFGNVRVQLHCLKKDLTKEERAAMVSGNNFKVRQIKKEIEVLQDREALMWAQRSRILWANQGDKNTKYFRSCASKRYRKNSVEGIRDEGGVWRTRQEDIGKVMVNYYKTLFTSTNGRVSTNILDCVPTVIDEETNESPCREFEASEVATALQQMAPLKVPGPDGMPPLF; encoded by the coding sequence ATGTGGCTCTCAAATTCAAGTTGTGAGGAGGTGGTAGTTTCAGCTTGGGGCAGTGGGGGTGAAGTTGGTGTGGAGGGTGATATACtaggaaaaattgaaaagtgtGGAAAGGATTTGGAGCAATgggagaaaaatatttttgggaatGTGAGAGTGCAATTACACTGTTTGAAAAAGGACCTAACCAAAGAAGAAAGAGCAGCCATGGTTAGTGGGAATAATTTTAAGGTGagacaaattaaaaaagaaattgaggtGTTGCAAGATAGGGAAGCTTTGATGTGGGCTCAACGATCACGAATTCTTTGGGCAAATCAGGgggataaaaatacaaaatatttccgTAGTTGTGCTTCAAAGAGATATAGAAAGAACTCAGTGGAAGGTATTAGAGATGAGGGAGGTGTATGGAGAACCCGTCAGGAGGATATTGGGAAAGTGATGGTGAATTACTATAAAACTCTATTTACTTCAACAAATGGGAGGGTCTCTACAAACATCCTAGATTGTGTGCCTACAGTGATAGATGAGGAGACGAATGAAAGTCCATGCAGAGAGTTTGAAGCAAGTGAAGTAGCTACTGCCCTCCAACAAATGGCACCCCTTAAAGTACCTGGACCGGATGGCATGCCTCCACTCTTTTAG
- the LOC142639834 gene encoding uncharacterized protein LOC142639834 — protein sequence MSCLAWNCRGLGNLRTRRELMEIIRAKDPSIVVLAETLTDDARLEFVQRSIGFDHRWVVPRVGRGGGLVLYWKASINLKVEDLDRYFIDAVIDKNSKNEWRLTGFYGEPDTARRHEAWAKLKALNSHPEKPWLCYGDFNEIIRQDEKLGGVRRPYNQMQQFREVIDECGFMDLGFEGSKFTWSKHFENGVSIWERLDRCLVNNS from the coding sequence ATGAGTTGCTTAGCTTGGAACTGTCGTGGGCTTGGGAACTTGCGTACAAGGAGAGAGCTTATGGAAATCATACGGGCAAAAGATCCCTCTATAGTGGTTTTAGCCGAGACGCTTACAGATGATGCAAGGCTAGAGTTTGTTCAAAGAAGTATTGGTTTTGATCATAGATGGGTTGTACCAAGAGTGGGAAGAGGTGGAGGATTAGTTCTTTATTGGAAAGCATCGATCAATCTGAAGGTAGAAGATTTGGATAGGTACTTTATTGATGCGGTGATTGATAAAAATTCGAAGAATGAGTGGAGATTAACTGGTTTTTATGGTGAACCTGACACAGCTAGACGTCATGAAGCTTGGGCAAAGCTTAAGGCGTTAAACTCACATCCTGAGAAGCCTTGGCTTTGTTACggggattttaatgaaattatcaGACAAGATGAAAAGCTTGGGGGTGTACGAAGGCCTTATAATCAGATGCAGCAATTTAGGGAGGTGATCGATGAATGTGGGTTCATGGACTTGGGATTTGAGGGCTCTAAGTTCACTTGGAGTAAGCATTTTGAAAATGGGGTTTCAATTTGGGAGAGGCTTGATAGGTGTTTGGTAAATAATAGCTAG